A section of the Sphingomonas ginsenosidivorax genome encodes:
- a CDS encoding efflux RND transporter periplasmic adaptor subunit, which produces MARHFPGRLASTGSALGLIAFALAGCSGGGDKAQGKGKGANAPGQGTPTVGYVVVQPTSVAMTTELSGRTTAFESSDVRPQVNGIIRRRFFTEGTLVKRGQPLYEIDPRLYRAAANEAQANLRSAQANAQAQGILAARYKPLAEMEAISKQDYTNAIATSRQATASVAQTRAALETARINLKFTTVPAPITGRIGRSLFTVGALVSASQTDPLAQIQRLDPMFVDIQQSSADMLTLRRSLGRNGIVATRAEVRLSLEDGSDYGATGSVEFAEALVNVETGTVTLRARFPNPQGLLLPGMFVRARFAQATNTRAFLVPQAAVARDAKGNATVYVISAQNKAVQKTIKADRTQGAFWVVTDGINAGDKIVTQGLSKLAPNQNVKPVPANSAQIIKPPSKEQQEKSGGSGGQGKAG; this is translated from the coding sequence ATAGCACGACATTTTCCGGGGCGGCTCGCCTCGACCGGATCCGCTTTGGGCCTGATCGCCTTCGCGCTTGCGGGCTGCTCGGGTGGCGGTGACAAGGCGCAGGGCAAGGGCAAGGGCGCGAACGCTCCCGGCCAGGGCACGCCGACCGTCGGCTATGTCGTCGTCCAGCCGACCAGCGTCGCGATGACCACGGAACTCAGCGGGCGCACGACCGCGTTCGAAAGCTCGGATGTCCGCCCCCAGGTCAACGGCATTATCCGCCGCCGCTTCTTCACCGAAGGCACCCTCGTGAAGCGCGGCCAGCCGCTCTACGAGATCGACCCGCGCCTGTACCGCGCCGCCGCCAACGAGGCACAGGCGAACCTGCGCAGTGCGCAGGCGAATGCGCAGGCGCAGGGCATCCTCGCCGCCCGCTACAAGCCGCTCGCCGAGATGGAGGCGATCAGCAAGCAGGACTATACCAACGCCATCGCGACCTCGCGCCAGGCCACCGCCTCGGTCGCGCAGACGCGCGCCGCGCTGGAAACCGCGCGGATCAACCTGAAGTTCACGACCGTCCCCGCCCCGATCACCGGGCGGATCGGCCGCTCGCTGTTCACCGTCGGCGCGCTGGTGTCGGCCAGCCAGACCGATCCGCTCGCGCAGATCCAGCGGCTCGACCCGATGTTCGTCGATATCCAGCAATCCTCCGCCGACATGCTGACGCTGCGGCGGTCGCTGGGGCGGAACGGCATCGTCGCAACTCGCGCCGAAGTCCGCCTCTCGCTCGAGGACGGCAGCGATTACGGCGCCACCGGCTCGGTCGAGTTCGCCGAGGCGCTGGTCAACGTCGAGACCGGTACTGTGACGCTGCGCGCGCGCTTCCCCAATCCGCAGGGGCTGCTGCTGCCCGGCATGTTCGTCCGCGCACGGTTCGCGCAGGCGACGAACACCCGCGCCTTCCTGGTCCCGCAGGCCGCCGTCGCACGCGATGCCAAGGGCAACGCAACCGTCTACGTGATCAGTGCGCAGAACAAGGCGGTGCAGAAGACGATCAAGGCCGACCGCACGCAGGGCGCCTTCTGGGTCGTGACCGACGGGATCAACGCGGGCGACAAGATCGTCACGCAGGGCCTGTCGAAGCTCGCGCCGAACCAGAACGTCAAGCCCGTGCCCGCCAACAGCGCGCAGATCATCAAGCCGCCATCGAAGGAGCAGCAGGAGAAATCCGGCGGGTCCGGCGGCCAAGGCAAGGCCGGCTAA
- the rpiA gene encoding ribose-5-phosphate isomerase RpiA → MNDDKKAAALAAIAEVRDGMLVGLGTGSTAAFAIAGLGDRVAQGLAIRAVATSAASERLARAAGILIVDFAGVSRVDLTIDGADEIDSRLFAIKGAGGAMLREKIVAASSDRMIVIADGSKRVARIGAAKLPVEILPFAAAYVLRVLAEMGGAPVVRADYRTDQGNLVADCRFTMPDDVGTLAATLAGIPGVLGHGLFLNEVDAAYIADDGIVTRLERSGASA, encoded by the coding sequence ATGAACGACGACAAAAAGGCGGCGGCGCTGGCAGCGATCGCGGAGGTGCGCGACGGGATGCTGGTCGGGCTCGGGACGGGATCGACTGCGGCGTTCGCGATTGCGGGCCTTGGCGATCGTGTCGCGCAGGGGCTCGCGATCCGCGCGGTCGCGACCTCCGCGGCGAGCGAACGGCTGGCGCGCGCGGCCGGCATACTGATCGTCGACTTTGCCGGCGTGTCCCGGGTCGACCTGACGATCGACGGCGCCGACGAGATCGACTCGCGGCTGTTCGCGATCAAGGGGGCAGGGGGGGCGATGCTCCGCGAGAAGATCGTCGCGGCGAGCTCGGACCGGATGATCGTGATCGCCGACGGATCGAAGCGGGTCGCGAGGATCGGTGCGGCGAAGCTGCCGGTCGAGATCCTGCCCTTCGCCGCCGCCTATGTCCTGCGCGTCCTCGCGGAAATGGGCGGTGCGCCCGTCGTGCGCGCCGACTATCGCACCGACCAGGGCAACCTCGTCGCGGACTGCCGGTTCACGATGCCGGACGACGTCGGCACGCTGGCGGCCACGCTCGCCGGTATCCCCGGCGTGCTCGGCCACGGGCTGTTCCTGAACGAGGTGGATGCTGCCTATATTGCGGACGATGGCATCGTTACGCGGCTGGAACGCTCGGGCGCATCGGCCTAA
- the tkt gene encoding transketolase, producing MTDTQTAAPTADPKLHEDGSLERLTIDTIRTLSMDAVQKANSGHPGTPMALAPVGYTIWSQFLRYDPAHADWPNRDRFVLSVGHASMLLYSLIHLAGIEEIGADGEKSGKEAVSLEDIRQFRQLSSKTPGHPEYRHTTGVETTTGPLGAGCSNSVGMAIAERWLAARYNKDGFTLFDHDVYTLCGDGDMMEGVASEAASLAGHLKLSNLCWLYDSNHISIEGGTDLAFDEDVGLRFEAYGWNVIHIDDANDTKALAAAIETFKATSDKPTFIVVHSVIGYGSPKAGTEKAHGEPLGEENVRLTKQAYGWPEDKSFYVPEGVAAHFHDAIADRGAKLRDEWVKLTDTYRTEYPDLSAELDLMLKDELPEGWDADIPVFEADAKGIASRESGGKVLNAIAAKVPWLIGGSADLAPSTKTDIKGKPSFEPGNYGGQNFHFGVREHGMGGVVNGMTLSHLRSYGSTFLVFSDYMRAPIRLSAIMEIGAIWVFTHDSIGVGEDGPTHQPIEHLATLRAIPGLDTIRPGDANEVAAAYKAVMQDASTPAALILSRQALPTLDRTKYASADGVAKGGYVLADCDGTPDVILIATGSELSLVVDAHEKLIADGVKSRVVSLPSWHRYELQDQAYKDSVLPRSVKARVAVEMAGEIGWAKYVGLDGATITMSTFGASAPLAKLADKFGFTVDNVVKVAREVMETK from the coding sequence ATGACCGATACACAGACCGCCGCCCCAACGGCGGACCCGAAGCTGCACGAGGACGGATCGCTCGAGCGACTGACCATCGATACGATCCGCACGCTGTCGATGGACGCCGTGCAAAAGGCCAATTCGGGCCATCCGGGCACGCCGATGGCGCTCGCGCCGGTCGGCTACACGATCTGGTCGCAGTTCCTGCGCTACGATCCCGCGCACGCCGACTGGCCCAACCGCGACCGTTTCGTGCTGTCGGTCGGTCACGCGTCGATGCTGCTCTATTCGCTGATCCATCTGGCCGGCATCGAGGAAATCGGTGCCGACGGCGAGAAGAGCGGCAAGGAGGCGGTCAGCCTTGAGGATATCCGGCAGTTCCGGCAGCTGTCGTCCAAGACCCCGGGCCACCCCGAATATCGCCACACCACCGGCGTCGAGACCACCACCGGTCCGCTGGGTGCCGGCTGCAGCAACTCGGTCGGCATGGCGATTGCCGAGCGCTGGCTGGCGGCGCGCTACAACAAGGATGGCTTCACGCTGTTCGACCATGACGTCTACACGCTGTGCGGCGACGGCGACATGATGGAGGGCGTCGCGTCCGAGGCCGCGAGCCTCGCCGGGCACCTGAAGCTCAGCAACCTCTGCTGGCTCTACGACAGCAACCACATCTCGATCGAGGGCGGCACCGACCTCGCGTTCGACGAGGATGTCGGCCTGCGCTTCGAGGCCTATGGCTGGAACGTCATCCATATCGACGACGCCAACGACACCAAGGCGCTCGCCGCAGCGATCGAGACCTTCAAGGCGACGAGCGACAAGCCGACCTTCATCGTCGTCCATTCGGTGATCGGCTATGGCAGCCCGAAGGCGGGTACCGAGAAGGCGCATGGCGAACCGCTTGGCGAAGAGAATGTCCGTTTGACCAAGCAGGCCTATGGCTGGCCCGAGGACAAATCGTTCTACGTCCCCGAGGGCGTCGCCGCGCATTTCCACGACGCGATCGCGGACCGCGGCGCCAAGCTGCGCGACGAATGGGTCAAGCTGACCGACACCTATCGCACCGAATATCCCGACCTGTCCGCCGAGCTCGACCTGATGCTCAAGGACGAGCTGCCCGAAGGCTGGGATGCCGACATCCCGGTATTCGAGGCGGACGCGAAGGGTATCGCGAGCCGTGAATCGGGCGGCAAGGTGCTCAACGCGATCGCGGCTAAGGTACCGTGGCTGATCGGCGGGTCCGCCGATCTGGCGCCGTCGACCAAGACCGACATCAAGGGCAAGCCGTCGTTCGAGCCCGGCAACTACGGTGGCCAGAACTTCCACTTCGGCGTGCGCGAGCACGGCATGGGCGGCGTCGTGAACGGCATGACGCTGTCGCACCTGCGCTCCTACGGTTCGACCTTCCTGGTCTTCTCCGACTATATGCGCGCACCGATCCGGCTGTCGGCGATCATGGAGATCGGCGCGATCTGGGTGTTCACGCATGACTCGATCGGTGTCGGCGAAGACGGCCCGACTCACCAGCCGATCGAGCATCTGGCGACGCTACGCGCGATCCCCGGGCTCGACACGATCCGCCCGGGCGACGCGAACGAAGTCGCGGCCGCGTACAAGGCGGTGATGCAGGATGCGAGCACGCCCGCCGCGCTGATCCTGTCGCGCCAGGCGCTTCCGACGCTCGACCGGACGAAATATGCGAGCGCCGACGGGGTGGCGAAGGGTGGCTACGTCCTCGCCGACTGTGACGGCACCCCCGACGTGATCCTGATCGCGACCGGGTCCGAGCTGTCGCTGGTCGTCGATGCGCACGAGAAGCTGATCGCCGACGGCGTCAAGAGCCGCGTCGTATCGCTGCCGAGCTGGCACCGCTACGAGCTGCAGGATCAGGCGTACAAGGACAGCGTCTTGCCGCGTAGCGTCAAGGCCCGCGTCGCGGTCGAGATGGCGGGCGAGATCGGCTGGGCGAAATATGTCGGGCTGGACGGCGCGACGATCACCATGTCGACCTTCGGTGCTTCCGCACCGCTCGCCAAACTCGCCGACAAGTTCGGGTTCACCGTCGACAATGTCGTCAAGGTGGCCCGCGAAGTGATGGAGACCAAGTGA
- the tal gene encoding transaldolase: MGALNQLEGFGQAVWLDFVDRKFLEAGGLQKLVDEDGLTGVTSNPSIFEKAMGHGDAYDSTLAAYDKEHAGAATIDRYEHLAIQDIKAAADTLKPVYDKLDAKDGYVSLEVSPYISDDTDATIAEAQKLWGMVDRPNLMIKIPGTLAGAPAIAATIAAGINVNVTLLFSLEAYQRVAEAYAMGLEERVKQGQPIDRIASVASFFVSRIDATIDKEIDARIEKGDAEADALKAVRGKVAIANAKMAYQWYLDFLKTDRWQALAAKGAQPQRLLWASTGVKDPAYPDTLYIDTLIGKDTVNTMPPKTMDAFRDHGTAAETITADIDGAKHTLAEAERLGLDLNGVTGKLVEEGVASFVKAFDDLLGAIAKKQPATA; the protein is encoded by the coding sequence ATGGGTGCGCTCAACCAGCTCGAAGGCTTCGGCCAGGCGGTATGGCTCGATTTCGTCGACCGCAAGTTTCTCGAGGCCGGCGGCCTGCAGAAGCTGGTCGACGAGGACGGCCTGACCGGCGTCACCTCCAACCCGTCGATCTTCGAAAAGGCGATGGGGCATGGCGACGCCTATGACTCGACGCTCGCCGCTTATGACAAGGAGCATGCCGGCGCGGCGACGATCGATCGCTACGAGCATCTGGCGATCCAGGACATCAAGGCGGCGGCGGACACGCTGAAGCCGGTTTATGACAAGCTCGACGCAAAGGACGGCTATGTCAGCCTCGAAGTGTCGCCCTACATCTCGGACGACACCGACGCGACGATCGCCGAGGCGCAGAAGCTTTGGGGGATGGTCGACCGGCCGAACCTGATGATCAAGATCCCCGGCACGCTCGCGGGCGCACCGGCGATCGCGGCGACGATCGCTGCCGGGATCAACGTCAACGTGACGCTGCTCTTCTCGCTCGAGGCGTATCAGCGCGTCGCCGAGGCCTATGCGATGGGGCTCGAGGAGCGCGTGAAGCAGGGCCAGCCGATCGACCGGATCGCCAGCGTCGCGAGCTTCTTCGTCAGCCGCATCGACGCGACAATCGACAAGGAAATCGACGCACGGATCGAAAAGGGCGATGCGGAAGCCGACGCGCTCAAGGCCGTGCGCGGCAAGGTCGCGATCGCCAACGCCAAGATGGCGTATCAATGGTATCTCGACTTCCTCAAGACCGATCGCTGGCAGGCGCTGGCCGCCAAGGGCGCGCAGCCGCAGCGGCTGCTCTGGGCATCGACTGGGGTCAAGGACCCGGCCTATCCCGACACACTCTACATCGACACGCTGATCGGCAAGGACACGGTGAACACGATGCCGCCCAAGACGATGGACGCGTTCCGCGACCATGGCACTGCGGCCGAGACAATCACTGCGGACATCGACGGGGCGAAGCACACGCTGGCCGAGGCCGAGCGGCTGGGGCTGGACCTCAACGGCGTGACCGGCAAGCTAGTCGAAGAGGGCGTCGCCTCGTTCGTGAAGGCGTTCGACGACCTGCTCGGCGCGATCGCGAAGAAGCAGCCGGCAACGGCCTGA
- the gnd gene encoding phosphogluconate dehydrogenase (NAD(+)-dependent, decarboxylating) produces MWGGAFYSSIKVYRMKIGLIGLGRMGGNIARRLMKNGHEVVAFDRSEEAVQKLAADGAIAASSLDDMRGKLDTPAIWWVMLPAGGPTEDTIATIADKASDGDIIIDGGNSFYKDDVRRAKTLAEKGIHYVDVGTSGGVWGLERGYCMMIGGDKETVDLLDPIFETLAPGMGDIVRTSGRIAEQVDPRAEKGYIHAGPPGAGHFVKMVHNGIEYGLMQAYAEGFDILKGKASENLPEDERFDLNMTDIAEVWRRGSVISSWLLDLTAIGLAKDEKLEQFTGSVADSGEGQWTIDAAMEEKVPANVLTAALYARYRSRVDHTFGDKLLSAMRFGFGGHVEIPQ; encoded by the coding sequence TTGTGGGGCGGGGCGTTTTACTCCAGTATCAAGGTATATCGCATGAAGATCGGACTGATCGGCCTCGGCCGGATGGGCGGCAACATCGCTCGTCGCCTCATGAAGAACGGCCATGAGGTCGTGGCGTTCGATCGCAGCGAAGAGGCCGTGCAGAAGCTCGCGGCCGACGGCGCGATCGCTGCGTCGTCGCTCGATGACATGCGCGGCAAGCTCGACACGCCGGCCATCTGGTGGGTGATGCTCCCTGCCGGCGGCCCGACCGAGGACACGATCGCGACGATCGCGGACAAGGCGTCGGACGGCGACATCATCATCGATGGCGGCAACAGCTTCTACAAGGACGATGTCCGCCGCGCGAAAACGCTCGCCGAAAAAGGCATCCACTATGTCGACGTCGGCACGTCCGGCGGTGTCTGGGGGCTCGAGCGCGGCTATTGCATGATGATCGGCGGCGACAAGGAGACCGTTGACCTGCTCGATCCGATCTTCGAGACGCTCGCTCCGGGGATGGGCGACATCGTCCGCACGTCCGGCCGCATTGCCGAGCAAGTCGACCCGCGCGCCGAGAAGGGCTATATCCATGCCGGCCCGCCGGGCGCCGGGCACTTCGTCAAGATGGTCCATAACGGCATCGAATACGGCCTGATGCAGGCCTATGCCGAGGGCTTCGACATTCTCAAGGGCAAGGCGTCCGAGAATCTGCCCGAGGACGAGCGCTTCGATCTCAACATGACCGACATCGCCGAAGTCTGGCGCCGCGGTAGCGTGATCTCGTCCTGGCTGCTCGACCTGACCGCGATCGGCCTCGCCAAGGACGAGAAGCTCGAACAGTTCACCGGCAGCGTCGCGGATTCGGGCGAGGGCCAATGGACGATCGACGCTGCGATGGAGGAGAAGGTGCCGGCCAACGTGCTGACCGCCGCGCTCTACGCGCGCTATCGCAGCCGCGTCGATCACACGTTCGGCGACAAGCTGCTGTCTGCGATGCGCTTCGGCTTTGGCGGGCATGTGGAGATCCCGCAGTGA
- a CDS encoding HAD family hydrolase: MSIRLLVSDVDGTLVDKDKKVTSATVDAVARLKAAGVGFTIISARPRSGMMPIADLLGIDEPMGAFNGGIVFKRDGTLIEHHMIKPEVARGAMAIIGDAKVDTWVFSGDVWYASTDQGGHVGSERKASAQNPVVIDSFEHLLGKADKITFVSDDEALLRDLHAKVAAEFGPKATIVQSQTYYLDITPVEGNKGTGICELAEAFGVPLAQTAAIGDQANDIAMLKRAGLAIAMGNASADVRAVVHEVTSANDADGVANAIDTFILTGVPA, encoded by the coding sequence GTGAGCATCCGCCTGCTCGTCTCCGATGTCGACGGCACGCTGGTCGACAAGGACAAGAAGGTCACGTCCGCTACCGTCGACGCGGTGGCACGCCTCAAGGCGGCGGGCGTGGGCTTCACGATCATCAGCGCCCGGCCACGCTCGGGCATGATGCCGATCGCCGACCTGCTCGGGATCGACGAACCGATGGGCGCGTTCAACGGCGGCATCGTCTTCAAGCGGGACGGCACGCTGATCGAGCATCACATGATCAAGCCGGAGGTCGCGCGCGGCGCGATGGCGATCATCGGCGACGCGAAGGTCGATACCTGGGTGTTTTCGGGCGACGTCTGGTACGCGAGCACCGACCAGGGCGGCCATGTCGGCAGCGAGCGCAAGGCGTCCGCGCAGAACCCGGTCGTCATCGACAGCTTCGAGCATCTGCTCGGCAAGGCCGACAAGATCACCTTCGTCAGCGACGACGAGGCGCTGTTGCGCGACCTGCATGCGAAGGTGGCCGCGGAATTCGGTCCGAAGGCGACGATCGTCCAGAGTCAGACCTATTATCTCGACATCACGCCGGTCGAGGGCAACAAGGGTACCGGCATCTGCGAACTGGCGGAAGCGTTCGGGGTGCCGCTTGCACAGACCGCGGCGATCGGCGATCAGGCCAACGACATCGCCATGCTGAAGCGCGCCGGCCTCGCGATCGCAATGGGCAACGCTTCGGCGGATGTTCGGGCGGTCGTGCACGAGGTAACATCCGCCAACGATGCCGACGGCGTCGCCAATGCCATCGATACATTCATCCTCACCGGAGTTCCCGCATGA
- a CDS encoding HAD-IIB family hydrolase, whose product MKELVAFDLDGTLAESKQALLEPMGEALADLLDVAHVAVISGGDWPQFEKQVASRLPERADRTKLWLMPTTGTKLYRYDGEWRVVYAELFADDEKAKILTAFDESLKATGFVPEQTWGERIEDRGSQITFSALGQEAPIDAKHSWDPDFAKRKVIQADLQKRLPGLSINMGGATSIDITREGVDKAYGLRKLNEVSGIALESMMFIGDAIFPGGNDYPAEQLGLDVVKVKNPEGTLAAIAGIVACLK is encoded by the coding sequence ATGAAAGAACTGGTTGCCTTCGACCTCGATGGAACGCTGGCCGAGAGCAAGCAGGCGCTGCTGGAGCCGATGGGCGAGGCGCTCGCCGATCTGCTCGACGTAGCGCATGTCGCGGTGATCTCGGGCGGCGACTGGCCGCAGTTCGAAAAGCAGGTTGCGAGCCGCCTTCCCGAGCGTGCCGACCGCACCAAGCTGTGGCTGATGCCGACGACGGGCACCAAGCTCTATCGCTACGATGGCGAATGGCGCGTGGTTTATGCCGAGCTGTTCGCGGACGACGAGAAGGCGAAGATCCTGACTGCGTTCGACGAATCGCTGAAGGCCACGGGCTTCGTTCCCGAACAGACCTGGGGCGAGCGGATCGAGGATCGCGGCAGCCAGATCACCTTCTCGGCGCTCGGCCAGGAAGCACCGATCGACGCGAAGCATAGCTGGGATCCCGATTTTGCAAAGCGCAAGGTGATCCAGGCCGATCTGCAGAAGCGCCTGCCGGGGCTGTCGATCAACATGGGCGGCGCGACCTCGATCGACATCACGCGCGAGGGTGTCGACAAGGCCTATGGCCTGCGCAAGCTCAACGAGGTCAGCGGGATCGCGCTCGAATCGATGATGTTCATCGGCGACGCGATCTTCCCGGGCGGCAACGACTATCCGGCTGAGCAGCTCGGTCTCGACGTCGTCAAGGTGAAGAACCCCGAGGGCACGCTGGCCGCGATCGCGGGCATCGTTGCATGCCTCAAATAG
- a CDS encoding GreA/GreB family elongation factor codes for MSVAFRRDSDEEHLEPKFEMPIAPGPNLVTPRGLALIGEQVDAIEAAIEAETDDQALVVLKRDLRYWHTRQTTAELAAAPEAGEAGIGSSVRVRMNGAERTIAIVGGDEAEPGADRLAFSSPLARALIGAMAGERVAFNGRDDAIEILEIA; via the coding sequence ATGAGCGTCGCGTTTCGCCGGGACAGCGATGAGGAGCATCTCGAACCCAAGTTCGAGATGCCGATCGCGCCCGGTCCCAATCTGGTGACGCCGCGCGGCCTCGCGTTGATCGGCGAGCAGGTCGACGCGATCGAGGCTGCGATCGAGGCCGAGACCGACGATCAGGCCTTGGTCGTGCTCAAGCGCGACCTGCGCTACTGGCACACGCGGCAGACCACCGCGGAACTCGCCGCGGCGCCCGAGGCGGGCGAGGCGGGGATCGGCTCGTCCGTGCGCGTGCGGATGAACGGCGCCGAGCGGACCATCGCGATCGTCGGCGGCGACGAAGCCGAACCGGGCGCCGACCGGCTAGCCTTCTCGTCACCGCTGGCGCGTGCGCTGATCGGCGCGATGGCGGGCGAGCGCGTGGCGTTCAACGGTCGCGACGACGCGATCGAAATCCTGGAGATCGCGTAA
- a CDS encoding NAD(P)/FAD-dependent oxidoreductase, with product MCAAVAGQRARRVLLVDHADEPGKKIIISGGGRCNFTNVNTAADRYISANPHFAKSALGRYTAADFIALVESYGIAWHEKTLGQLFCDGSAKQIVAMLLDECAKGRVDWSLGRAVTGVAHDGDDFRVSIDGRDVTAPALVIATGGPSIPRMGATGFAYDLARQFGLKVVEPRPALVPLTLGGDETLFRSLSGVAADVVASCGKTAFREAALFTHRGLSGPSILQVSSYWRHGQPVGIDFLPDRDAGWLQDAKRTTPRATLRKTLAGALPDRLAEILAERLGMTGELSALTDKKLAEAERRLSHWNFTPNGSEGYAKAEVTAGGISTADLSSQTMEAKRTKNLYAIGEAVDVTGWLGGYNFQWAWASGWAAGQVL from the coding sequence ATGTGCGCCGCCGTCGCCGGCCAGCGCGCGCGGCGGGTCCTGCTCGTCGACCACGCCGACGAACCGGGCAAGAAGATCATCATATCGGGCGGCGGACGCTGCAACTTCACCAACGTCAACACCGCCGCCGACCGCTACATTTCCGCCAACCCGCATTTCGCGAAATCCGCGCTCGGTCGCTACACTGCAGCCGATTTCATCGCGCTGGTCGAGTCCTACGGCATCGCCTGGCACGAAAAGACGCTCGGCCAACTCTTCTGCGACGGCTCGGCGAAGCAGATCGTCGCAATGCTGCTCGACGAATGCGCGAAGGGCAGGGTGGACTGGTCGCTCGGCCGCGCGGTGACCGGAGTCGCGCATGACGGCGACGACTTCCGCGTGTCGATCGACGGGCGCGACGTCACGGCACCCGCGCTGGTGATCGCCACCGGCGGCCCGTCGATCCCGAGAATGGGCGCGACCGGTTTCGCCTACGACCTCGCGCGCCAGTTCGGGCTGAAGGTGGTGGAACCGCGCCCGGCACTCGTCCCGTTGACGCTCGGCGGCGACGAGACGCTGTTCCGTTCGCTCTCCGGCGTTGCCGCCGACGTCGTCGCGTCCTGCGGCAAGACCGCGTTCCGCGAGGCGGCGTTGTTCACGCATCGCGGCCTTTCGGGCCCGTCGATCCTGCAGGTCTCGTCCTATTGGCGCCACGGCCAGCCCGTCGGCATCGATTTCCTCCCCGACCGCGACGCCGGCTGGCTGCAGGACGCCAAGCGAACGACTCCCCGCGCCACGCTGCGCAAGACGCTGGCGGGCGCATTGCCGGACCGTCTGGCGGAGATTTTGGCCGAGCGGCTCGGCATGACGGGAGAATTATCCGCGCTCACCGACAAAAAGCTCGCCGAGGCCGAGAGGCGCCTAAGTCACTGGAACTTCACGCCGAACGGCTCGGAAGGCTATGCCAAGGCGGAGGTCACGGCGGGCGGAATCAGCACTGCTGACCTTTCATCGCAAACAATGGAAGCCAAACGGACAAAAAACCTGTATGCGATCGGCGAAGCAGTCGATGTCACGGGTTGGCTCGGCGGCTACAATTTCCAATGGGCATGGGCGAGCGGGTGGGCCGCGGGTCAGGTCCTGTAG